From a region of the Williamwhitmania sp. genome:
- a CDS encoding tetratricopeptide repeat protein, whose protein sequence is MNLKQNIDKARNLADNYKIEEAKQLLNDILAKHPDSDEAYYILGNIARRETNFGHAINCYTKALEINPENTSAISAIEMLNEILAYRNTDLINP, encoded by the coding sequence ATGAACCTCAAACAGAACATAGACAAAGCAAGAAACTTGGCCGATAACTATAAAATAGAAGAAGCAAAACAACTTCTTAACGACATTTTGGCCAAACACCCAGATAGCGATGAAGCATACTATATCCTTGGCAATATTGCTCGGAGAGAAACTAACTTTGGACATGCTATTAACTGTTACACCAAAGCATTAGAAATAAACCCGGAGAACACTTCAGCTATCAGTGCCATTGAAATGCTTAACGAGATTCTGGCCTATAGAAATACTGACCTTATCAATCCATAA